The region AGGGGTTGTACACGGCGTACAGATAGTTCCCGCGGAAGCCTCGTCCCACCTGCGGCAGGAAAGTCAGGTCAAACGTCTGGACAAGGCCGCCAGACAGCAGCGTTTCGACAGCCTGACCGGCACATTTGACATTGTTTCCGGCAGGGTGACAAACAATGACATGAAACTCACCTCCTACGACCTGAGCGGCACGGGGGCGGGCTGGGCCGATCTGCCGTCGGGCACCGTGAACTATCAGGCCCGACTGCATGTAACAGGGCTGCCCGTTATTCCCGTCAGCATCACAGGGCCGCTTGCAGCGCCGTCATACGGGCTTGATGTGGCCGGATTTACCGGAAACATTTTAAAAGGTGTCGGCAACCTGCTGAAAAAACCGGCCGATACCGGAATTGAAACGCTGGAAGATGTGGGCGGTCTGCTGCGGCAGATGTTCGGCAGACCCGCTTCCAGGTAGCAGACACCGCCGCGCGGTCTTTTACATCGCGGCGGACAAACAAGGAGAACACCCATGTCCGTCACACCGGCCGGCATGCCGGCAGAAGGTTCGCCCGCCCCCGATTTCGCACTGGCAGACAAGGACGGAACCACGCATACCCTGCAGTCTTTCAACGGCAGGTGGCTTGTGCTGTATTTTTACCCGCGGGCAAACACCCCCGGCTGCACGCGCGAAGGCAAAGACTTCACTGATCTGCTGCCGCGGTTTGAGGCGCTGGGCTGCACCGTGGCCGGTGTCAGTCCTGATTCGTTGAAATCGCTGTGTAATTTTGCGCAGAAACAGGAACTTGCCGTTACGCTGCTGTCCGACAAGGAAAAAGATGC is a window of Oleidesulfovibrio alaskensis DSM 16109 DNA encoding:
- a CDS encoding peroxiredoxin — its product is MSVTPAGMPAEGSPAPDFALADKDGTTHTLQSFNGRWLVLYFYPRANTPGCTREGKDFTDLLPRFEALGCTVAGVSPDSLKSLCNFAQKQELAVTLLSDKEKDAASAYGVYRMKKSYGKESPGIVRSTFLIDPAGILRRVWSPVTVDGHAAAVLDALELLADS